From Xylanibacter oryzae DSM 17970, a single genomic window includes:
- a CDS encoding glycoside hydrolase family 2 TIM barrel-domain containing protein yields the protein MEQNRRNPHYVLITALTILCQIYSLCLKAQVHDWENNHVLQINREPARSFFIPFCSNTGDRSMTLNGTWRFRWTKTPGERVTDFYRTDFDDSRWTTFQVPANWEVNGFGTPIYISSGYPFKIDPPRVTSEPKNTYTTYIERNPTGQYRRNFMLPDLWAHGGQTFLRFDGVMSAFYVWINGRKVGYSQGSMEPSEFNITGYLKPGNNLISVEVYKYSDGSYLEDQDFWRFGGIHRNITLFHTPDIRIRDYTVRTVVADKDYKDFRLQINPQFSAYNGNDANGYSISAILTDPKGQQIVSVRKSVSDILDLEHKAATMNEWFPQRGHSKFGRIDTLITSPVKWTAETPYLYTLRMSLSDSTGRVVEQIQQKVGFRSVEIRDGQMLVNGVPTRIRGVNRHEHDPRTARVMTEARMLQDIRLMKQANINAVRTSHYPNCPRWYELCDSLGLYVMDEADCETHGLRGTLASTPDWNDAFMDRVIRLAERDKNHPSVILWSLGNESGFGANHAAMAGWLHEFDPTRFVHYEGAQGDPDPQCVDVISRFYPRVRQEYLNPGIPEGSDKERAENARWERLLDLAEKKNDNRPVLTSEYAHCMGNALGNFKEYWDEIYSNRRMLGGFIWDWVDQGIYKVIDRDGVKDTMVAYGGDFGDKPNLHAFCLNGIVLCNRTLPSKYYEVKKVYSPVQFFRKGDDLYAVNHVITFPLSRYRIIYDITDNGRVVKRGEINTQNLSVADTTRLMSVIGLAGDAGHDVRLNLHALLREDQLWANKNHEVISEQIALNDNPMSVPEQLSKKTSYTPLLQQWLNNASFQAFRAPTDNDTGFGNWLTKDWTNNSLGSPQVSRISTDSTSVHCIKVDEYKYAKGSIIVTTRISSVGNKGLDVIQTYRMKGELPELPRLGMSITLPRAYEQLQWYGRGPYDNYPDRKTSCPIGLWHSTVTAQYTHYPRPQDCGNHEDCTMVLLKTKSGNTLHITAVESPFSFSAMHYSTSTIASTTHDCDLKESDYTVLNIDAAVMGLGNSSCGPGVLKKYSIDKNSTHTLHIFVSL from the coding sequence ATGGAACAGAACAGAAGAAACCCACATTATGTGTTGATTACTGCGTTGACAATATTATGCCAGATATACAGTTTATGTCTTAAAGCACAAGTGCATGACTGGGAGAATAATCATGTATTGCAGATCAACCGCGAACCGGCTCGTAGCTTTTTCATACCGTTTTGTAGTAACACAGGCGATAGGTCTATGACGCTCAACGGCACATGGCGTTTCAGATGGACCAAGACACCCGGTGAGAGAGTAACCGACTTTTATCGTACCGACTTTGACGACAGCCGGTGGACTACTTTCCAAGTGCCTGCCAATTGGGAGGTAAACGGTTTCGGCACACCAATATACATATCTTCGGGCTATCCCTTTAAGATCGATCCTCCGCGAGTTACATCAGAACCCAAGAACACATACACCACCTATATAGAGCGAAATCCCACAGGTCAGTATCGCCGTAATTTTATGTTGCCGGATTTGTGGGCGCATGGTGGACAGACATTTCTTCGGTTTGATGGTGTAATGAGTGCATTCTATGTATGGATTAACGGCCGGAAGGTAGGATATTCTCAGGGTAGCATGGAACCGTCCGAGTTTAATATCACCGGATATCTCAAGCCCGGAAATAATCTCATTTCTGTAGAAGTATACAAATACAGTGACGGATCATATCTCGAAGATCAGGACTTCTGGCGATTTGGAGGCATACATCGTAATATAACATTATTTCATACCCCTGATATACGAATCCGCGATTATACTGTGCGCACAGTCGTGGCTGATAAGGACTATAAAGATTTCCGACTTCAGATAAACCCACAGTTTAGTGCCTATAATGGTAATGATGCCAACGGGTACAGTATTTCAGCCATACTTACAGACCCAAAAGGTCAACAGATAGTATCTGTACGTAAATCTGTAAGTGATATACTCGATTTGGAGCATAAGGCGGCTACCATGAACGAATGGTTCCCGCAGAGAGGTCATAGCAAGTTTGGTCGTATCGACACACTCATCACATCTCCTGTAAAGTGGACCGCAGAGACGCCATACCTTTATACACTCCGTATGTCATTATCCGACTCAACGGGTAGGGTCGTAGAACAAATACAGCAGAAAGTGGGCTTCAGAAGTGTAGAGATACGAGATGGACAGATGCTTGTTAATGGTGTACCTACTAGGATACGTGGTGTGAACCGTCATGAGCACGATCCCCGTACAGCCAGGGTGATGACCGAAGCCCGTATGCTGCAAGATATCCGTTTGATGAAACAGGCTAATATCAATGCAGTGCGCACCAGTCATTATCCCAACTGCCCCAGATGGTACGAACTTTGTGACAGTCTGGGCCTGTATGTAATGGACGAGGCCGACTGTGAAACTCACGGATTGCGTGGCACACTTGCTTCCACACCTGATTGGAATGATGCCTTTATGGATCGTGTTATCCGTCTTGCCGAAAGAGACAAAAATCATCCATCTGTGATATTATGGAGTCTGGGCAATGAAAGTGGTTTTGGGGCCAACCATGCGGCAATGGCAGGATGGCTGCATGAGTTTGATCCTACCCGTTTTGTGCATTACGAAGGAGCACAGGGAGATCCTGATCCGCAGTGTGTAGACGTAATAAGCCGATTCTATCCACGTGTACGGCAGGAGTATCTCAACCCCGGAATACCCGAAGGGTCTGACAAAGAGAGAGCCGAGAATGCCCGTTGGGAGAGGTTGCTTGATCTAGCTGAAAAGAAGAACGATAACCGTCCGGTACTTACCAGCGAGTATGCTCACTGTATGGGTAATGCCTTAGGCAACTTCAAGGAGTACTGGGATGAGATATACAGCAATCGCCGTATGTTGGGCGGATTCATATGGGACTGGGTAGACCAGGGCATATACAAAGTGATAGACCGTGATGGCGTAAAAGATACGATGGTTGCTTATGGCGGTGATTTTGGCGACAAACCTAATCTGCACGCTTTCTGTCTTAATGGCATCGTATTGTGCAATCGCACACTTCCATCAAAGTATTACGAAGTAAAGAAAGTCTATTCGCCTGTACAGTTTTTCCGCAAAGGTGATGACTTGTATGCTGTAAATCATGTAATAACGTTCCCGCTTTCACGCTACCGTATTATTTATGATATCACCGATAACGGCAGGGTTGTAAAGAGGGGAGAGATAAATACACAGAATCTGTCGGTAGCAGACACAACCAGACTGATGTCTGTTATTGGCTTGGCTGGAGATGCCGGTCATGATGTACGTCTCAATCTCCATGCCCTTTTGCGCGAAGATCAGTTGTGGGCAAATAAGAATCACGAAGTGATAAGTGAGCAGATAGCCCTCAATGATAATCCCATGTCAGTACCTGAACAGTTAAGCAAGAAAACTTCATATACCCCGTTGTTGCAACAATGGCTTAATAATGCATCTTTCCAAGCCTTCCGTGCCCCCACAGACAACGATACAGGCTTTGGCAACTGGTTGACTAAAGACTGGACTAATAATAGCCTGGGCAGTCCGCAGGTCAGCAGGATAAGTACCGACAGTACATCAGTCCACTGCATCAAAGTAGACGAATACAAATATGCCAAAGGCAGCATCATTGTAACCACACGTATCAGTTCAGTTGGCAACAAAGGTCTTGATGTAATCCAGACGTATAGGATGAAAGGCGAATTGCCCGAACTGCCACGTCTTGGCATGTCTATTACTCTGCCCCGTGCTTATGAACAATTGCAATGGTATGGTCGTGGACCGTATGATAACTATCCCGACCGTAAGACATCTTGTCCTATTGGTCTTTGGCACAGCACCGTTACAGCTCAATATACACACTATCCACGTCCGCAAGATTGTGGTAACCACGAAGACTGCACAATGGTTCTGCTTAAGACGAAGAGTGGTAATACCTTACATATAACAGCCGTTGAATCTCCATTCTCATTTTCGGCCATGCATTATTCAACTTCAACTATTGCATCCACTACCCACGATTGTGATTTAA